A stretch of Lysinibacillus agricola DNA encodes these proteins:
- the folD gene encoding bifunctional methylenetetrahydrofolate dehydrogenase/methenyltetrahydrofolate cyclohydrolase FolD gives MSSAIINGKEIGQEIRNSVAERVTLLKEQGLTPGLAVVLVGDNQASATYVRNKQKSCEVIGMFSELIKLPEETTQEELLAQIELLNNREDIHGILVQLPLPKHIDEDTVIATIAVEKDVDGFSPVSVGKMMLGQETFLPCTPFGVMKLLEYSGIEIAGKHAVIVGRSHIVGKPMGQLLLQKDATVTYTHSKTPDLPSFTKQADILIAAVGRANFITKEHVKEGAVVIDVGINRDENNKLCGDVNFSEVDGIASHITPVPGGVGPMTITMLLFNTVQAAENKLANKVKL, from the coding sequence ATGTCAAGTGCAATTATTAATGGTAAAGAAATTGGTCAAGAAATTCGTAATTCTGTAGCAGAGCGAGTAACGCTTTTAAAAGAGCAAGGCTTAACACCAGGCTTAGCGGTTGTTTTAGTAGGAGACAACCAAGCCTCAGCTACATATGTGAGAAATAAGCAAAAATCTTGTGAAGTAATTGGTATGTTTTCAGAACTAATTAAACTACCGGAAGAAACTACACAGGAAGAATTATTAGCACAAATTGAATTATTAAATAATCGTGAAGATATTCATGGTATTTTAGTACAATTACCACTTCCAAAACATATTGATGAGGATACTGTTATTGCCACAATCGCTGTTGAAAAAGACGTGGATGGCTTCTCACCAGTAAGTGTTGGGAAAATGATGCTTGGCCAAGAAACATTTTTACCGTGTACACCGTTTGGCGTGATGAAGCTTCTTGAGTATTCAGGAATTGAAATCGCAGGAAAGCACGCGGTCATCGTGGGGCGTAGTCATATCGTTGGGAAACCAATGGGACAACTCCTACTTCAAAAGGATGCAACCGTTACATATACGCATTCAAAAACACCAGACTTACCTTCATTCACAAAACAAGCGGATATATTAATTGCGGCAGTTGGACGTGCAAACTTTATTACGAAGGAGCATGTTAAAGAGGGCGCAGTTGTTATAGATGTCGGAATTAATCGTGATGAAAACAACAAGCTTTGCGGTGACGTAAACTTTAGTGAGGTCGATGGTATTGCGTCTCATATTACACCTGTACCAGGCGGTGTAGGACCCATGACAATTACTATGTTACTTTTCAATACAGTTCAAGCAGCAGAAAATAAGCTTGCGAATAAAGTTAAGCTATAA
- the nusB gene encoding transcription antitermination factor NusB — MKRHEAREKALQVLFQLDNTDLTIEEAMGHIKGQPTNVFYEKIVTGTAEHLEEIDATIEKHLEKWSLARLPKIERTVLRLAVYELLYMPETPKRVVLNEAIELCKTFGDESSSKFVNGVLSKFTEQ, encoded by the coding sequence ATGAAACGACATGAGGCACGCGAAAAAGCGTTGCAAGTTTTGTTTCAGCTAGACAATACCGATCTAACAATTGAAGAAGCAATGGGTCATATTAAAGGTCAACCGACAAATGTCTTCTACGAAAAGATTGTTACTGGAACAGCTGAACATTTGGAGGAAATCGATGCTACTATAGAGAAGCATCTTGAAAAGTGGTCACTTGCCCGTTTACCCAAAATTGAAAGAACGGTTTTACGTCTAGCTGTATACGAACTTTTATACATGCCAGAAACACCAAAAAGAGTAGTACTTAATGAAGCGATCGAGTTATGCAAGACATTTGGCGACGAAAGCTCGTCTAAATTTGTCAATGGCGTACTTTCTAAATTTACAGAACAATAA
- a CDS encoding DUF2197 domain-containing protein codes for MHYEVTCISCKRTFKLYEGEEQYKQLKERKSRLFYCEDCKHKIRFDAIRNFFSYY; via the coding sequence ATGCATTATGAAGTTACATGTATAAGCTGTAAAAGAACATTCAAGTTATATGAAGGAGAGGAACAATACAAGCAATTAAAAGAGCGTAAATCCCGCCTATTTTACTGTGAGGATTGTAAACATAAGATAAGATTTGATGCCATACGAAACTTCTTTAGCTATTACTAG
- a CDS encoding MerR family transcriptional regulator: MKEHYYTIGEVAKLSNLSVQTLRYYDQIDLFKPAYTDTFTNYRYYKDNQIFYLDIIKSLKYIGISLEDINKALDLTSEELLGFLEQQEQRIVEKISRLNEVKYTLLKTKKQIQEQIDIPVFGEVYVQVEEEMPILQVTTTELTPISNANTYYATLTKIIENEGSVLNSRYGCIYPLAPYTNVNEIIYDALFTPLLTERTFPQLSPNIKQTIKPAGIYVCIAFTYHPDTYFSFYEKLRNYVEAQQETFESKVYELYMPATLTLELEKKFIVELKVRQKTS, encoded by the coding sequence ATGAAAGAACACTATTATACAATTGGTGAGGTAGCCAAGCTATCTAATCTGTCCGTGCAGACATTGCGCTATTATGACCAAATTGATTTATTTAAGCCAGCCTATACCGATACCTTTACAAATTATCGTTATTATAAAGATAATCAGATTTTCTACTTAGATATTATTAAATCACTCAAGTATATTGGTATATCTCTTGAAGATATTAATAAAGCACTCGATTTAACTTCGGAAGAATTGCTAGGTTTTTTAGAACAACAGGAGCAACGTATAGTGGAAAAAATTTCACGTTTAAACGAAGTAAAATATACTTTGCTTAAAACAAAAAAACAAATACAAGAACAGATTGATATCCCTGTCTTTGGGGAGGTTTATGTTCAAGTCGAAGAAGAAATGCCCATTTTACAGGTGACTACTACAGAACTTACTCCTATTTCTAACGCGAATACTTACTATGCAACACTAACGAAAATTATTGAAAATGAAGGAAGTGTCCTAAATAGTCGTTACGGTTGTATTTATCCACTTGCTCCTTATACAAATGTGAATGAAATTATTTATGATGCTCTTTTTACACCGCTATTAACCGAACGTACATTTCCTCAGCTTTCACCTAATATAAAGCAAACAATTAAACCTGCAGGTATATATGTTTGTATTGCCTTTACCTATCATCCTGATACATATTTTTCATTTTATGAAAAATTGAGAAATTATGTAGAGGCACAACAAGAAACCTTTGAATCGAAAGTTTATGAACTATACATGCCTGCTACATTGACTTTGGAGCTTGAAAAGAAATTTATTGTTGAATTAAAAGTAAGACAAAAAACATCCTAG
- a CDS encoding MFS transporter: protein MNKQQTLTLSILLSNLFIAFLGIGLVIPVLPTLMNELNISGSVVGYMVAAFAITQLIVSPIAGKMVDNIGRKIMIVAGLFIFGFSELLFGLGRSIEILFISRMLGGVSAAFIMPAVTAYIADITTLSQRPKALGYMSAAISTGFIIGPGIGGFLAEFGTRIPFYAAGILGFLAAILSIILLKEPTRASDDAESAPSIVGSMKRIFSPLYLIPFVLIFVLSFGLAAFESLFSLFVDHKFAFTPSDIAIIITGSGIVGALAQLVLFDWLTRKMGEINLIRYSLVLSAVLTLAMTFVSHYFAILFVTFFIFVGFDLIRPAVTSYLSKIAGNEQGFVGGMNSMFTSLGNIFGPILGGILFDINLNYPYYFATIVLTLGVILALFWRKPKHIEI from the coding sequence ATGAATAAGCAACAAACTTTAACCTTAAGTATTTTATTATCGAATCTATTCATTGCCTTTTTAGGTATTGGTTTAGTTATACCAGTGCTACCAACACTCATGAATGAGCTAAACATTTCAGGCTCTGTTGTTGGTTATATGGTGGCAGCATTTGCTATTACTCAACTTATCGTATCACCGATTGCAGGTAAAATGGTGGATAACATTGGCCGAAAAATTATGATCGTTGCAGGTCTTTTTATATTCGGCTTTTCAGAGCTATTATTCGGGCTTGGACGCTCTATTGAAATACTCTTTATCTCACGTATGCTAGGTGGTGTGAGTGCTGCCTTCATCATGCCGGCGGTGACTGCATATATCGCTGATATTACAACATTGTCACAACGTCCAAAGGCACTGGGTTATATGAGTGCAGCAATTAGTACGGGCTTTATTATCGGACCTGGGATCGGTGGATTTTTGGCAGAATTCGGAACACGCATACCATTCTATGCTGCGGGTATACTTGGATTTTTAGCAGCTATCTTGTCAATTATATTGTTAAAAGAACCGACACGTGCTTCAGATGATGCGGAGTCTGCACCATCAATTGTAGGCAGTATGAAGCGTATTTTTAGCCCGCTATACCTTATTCCATTCGTGCTTATTTTCGTACTATCATTTGGTTTAGCTGCATTTGAATCGTTATTTAGTCTATTTGTAGATCATAAATTTGCATTTACACCTTCAGATATCGCGATTATTATTACTGGAAGCGGAATAGTTGGGGCCCTTGCTCAGCTCGTGCTATTCGATTGGCTTACAAGAAAAATGGGCGAAATCAATCTTATCCGTTATTCGCTCGTCCTATCTGCTGTTTTAACTTTGGCTATGACATTTGTTAGCCACTATTTCGCAATATTATTCGTTACATTCTTTATTTTCGTCGGCTTCGATTTAATACGTCCTGCCGTTACCTCGTATTTATCGAAAATTGCTGGTAATGAACAAGGCTTCGTTGGTGGCATGAACTCTATGTTCACAAGTCTTGGTAACATCTTTGGACCTATTTTAGGTGGGATTTTGTTCGATATTAATTTGAACTATCCATACTACTTTGCGACAATTGTTTTAACACTTGGCGTTATACTTGCTTTGTTCTGGAGAAAACCAAAGCATATTGAAATATAA
- a CDS encoding Asp23/Gls24 family envelope stress response protein: MAEKVGQSFVQPTPSGKEELGKIEVAAEVIEVVAGIAVNEVEGIAATRGNIATGVVERFGKKVHNKGIKSGVTETGEIAIDVFCSVKYGYAIPKVAKEVQTQIRQAIFNMTALETAEVNVHITGILFEKDEIAVPVQE, translated from the coding sequence ATGGCAGAGAAAGTAGGACAATCTTTCGTACAACCAACGCCTTCTGGAAAAGAAGAACTTGGGAAAATTGAAGTAGCAGCGGAAGTAATCGAGGTTGTTGCTGGAATCGCAGTGAATGAGGTGGAAGGAATCGCTGCGACTCGAGGGAATATTGCAACAGGCGTAGTAGAACGCTTCGGTAAAAAAGTACACAATAAAGGCATTAAATCGGGTGTCACTGAAACTGGTGAGATTGCCATTGATGTATTTTGCTCTGTGAAATACGGCTATGCTATTCCAAAGGTGGCGAAGGAAGTACAAACTCAAATTCGCCAAGCGATTTTTAATATGACAGCACTTGAAACAGCCGAGGTGAATGTACACATTACTGGTATTCTCTTTGAAAAAGATGAGATAGCTGTACCTGTACAAGAATAA